Proteins encoded by one window of Pseudomonas sp. PSKL.D1:
- a CDS encoding Na+/H+ antiporter subunit E, whose translation MSRLFPAPLLSVALFALWLVLNLSVSPGNLLLGAALGILAPLLMAPLRPQHARVRRPLTIARLIGRVGIDVIHSNLEVAKGVLRAGSHQPRSTFVHIPLDLRDAHGLAALAMITTVVPGTIWSELALDRSVLLLHVFDLDDEPAFIEHFKTTYERPLMEIFE comes from the coding sequence ATGAGCCGTCTGTTCCCCGCACCCTTGTTGTCTGTTGCGCTGTTCGCACTGTGGCTGGTGCTCAACCTGTCAGTCAGCCCCGGCAACCTGCTGCTCGGCGCTGCACTGGGCATTCTTGCCCCCCTGTTGATGGCACCGCTTCGCCCTCAGCACGCTCGTGTGCGCAGGCCGTTGACGATTGCAAGGCTGATCGGCCGGGTAGGCATTGATGTGATCCACTCCAACCTGGAAGTGGCCAAAGGTGTTTTGCGTGCAGGGAGCCATCAGCCCCGCTCGACATTCGTGCACATCCCCCTGGACTTGCGAGATGCCCACGGCCTGGCCGCGCTGGCCATGATCACCACCGTGGTGCCGGGCACCATCTGGTCGGAACTGGCACTGGACCGCAGCGTATTGCTGCTGCACGTGTTCGACCTTGATGACGAGCCAGCCTTCATCGAGCACTTCAAAACCACTTACGAGCGCCCGCTGATGGAGATTTTCGAATGA
- a CDS encoding K+/H+ antiporter subunit F, which translates to MTGLLANAVLASLFIFALAMGLTLIRLFRGPSAQDRVLALDYLYILAMLMMLILGIRYASDTYFEGALLIALFGFVGSFALAKFLLRGEVIE; encoded by the coding sequence ATGACAGGCCTGCTCGCCAACGCCGTTCTCGCCAGCCTGTTCATCTTTGCGCTGGCCATGGGCCTCACGCTGATCAGGCTATTTCGCGGCCCATCCGCCCAGGACCGGGTCCTGGCGCTGGACTACCTGTACATCCTGGCTATGTTGATGATGCTGATTCTGGGCATCCGTTACGCAAGCGACACCTACTTCGAAGGTGCCTTGCTCATTGCCCTGTTCGGCTTTGTGGGCTCGTTCGCACTGGCCAAATTCCTGCTGCGCGGTGAGGTGATCGAATGA
- the soxR gene encoding redox-sensitive transcriptional activator SoxR — translation MPDKPRAPQDKLLSVGQLAARSGVAVTALHFYETKGLIRSTRNAGNQRRYPRAMLRRVAVIKMAQRLGIPLADIASALATLPNDHTPTAEDWQQLSARWRDDLSRRIEDLVRLRDQLDGCIGCGCMSLKECPLRNRQDHLAEEGPGPHLH, via the coding sequence ATGCCGGACAAACCGCGCGCACCTCAGGACAAACTCCTTAGCGTCGGCCAGCTGGCTGCGCGCAGCGGCGTGGCCGTGACCGCCCTGCACTTCTACGAAACCAAGGGGCTGATCCGCAGCACCCGCAATGCCGGCAACCAACGCCGCTACCCTCGCGCCATGCTGCGACGGGTTGCCGTGATCAAAATGGCCCAGCGCCTGGGCATCCCCTTGGCCGACATTGCCAGCGCCCTGGCCACGCTGCCCAACGACCACACGCCCACGGCCGAGGACTGGCAACAGCTGTCGGCACGTTGGCGCGATGACCTCAGCCGGCGCATTGAAGATTTGGTGAGGCTGCGCGACCAACTGGACGGTTGTATCGGCTGCGGCTGCATGTCGCTCAAGGAGTGCCCGCTGCGCAATCGGCAAGACCATCTGGCCGAGGAAGGGCCCGGGCCCCATTTGCACTAA
- a CDS encoding antibiotic biosynthesis monooxygenase: MTAMPHSLWFTQMIEYEVPAARQAALAQALVLRSEQLAARCEGLQGVSIQASDDGSRVLQYLQWHSRQAWEAAAACFVEEPFLELLSRHHARGANFASYQAVRSLVRGVDGGLHCQVAARG; this comes from the coding sequence ATGACGGCCATGCCGCATTCCCTGTGGTTCACCCAGATGATCGAGTACGAAGTGCCTGCTGCCCGCCAGGCGGCGCTGGCCCAGGCCTTGGTGTTGCGTAGCGAGCAACTGGCTGCGCGGTGCGAGGGCCTGCAAGGGGTGAGCATTCAGGCAAGCGATGATGGCAGCCGAGTGCTGCAGTATCTGCAATGGCACTCGCGCCAAGCCTGGGAGGCTGCCGCGGCTTGCTTTGTCGAAGAGCCGTTTCTCGAGTTGCTGAGCCGTCACCACGCACGCGGTGCCAATTTTGCGTCCTATCAGGCCGTGCGCAGCCTGGTGCGTGGGGTGGATGGTGGCCTGCATTGCCAGGTGGCTGCGCGAGGTTGA
- a CDS encoding Na+/H+ antiporter subunit G: MTDAIVLPFWLELLTAALLLIASLFALIGALGLLRLKDYFQRMHPPALASTIGAWCVALASIIYFSWLKQGPVLHAWLIPILLSITVPVTTLLLARAALFRKRMSREAVPEEVSSGRDNGN; this comes from the coding sequence ATGACCGACGCCATCGTTTTGCCTTTCTGGCTGGAATTGCTCACCGCGGCCTTGTTGCTGATTGCCAGCCTGTTTGCCTTGATAGGCGCGCTGGGCCTGTTGCGGCTGAAGGATTACTTCCAGCGCATGCACCCGCCTGCGCTGGCCTCGACCATCGGCGCCTGGTGCGTCGCACTGGCCTCGATCATCTACTTTTCGTGGCTCAAGCAAGGCCCGGTGCTGCATGCCTGGCTGATCCCGATTCTGCTATCGATTACCGTGCCGGTCACCACACTGCTGTTGGCCCGAGCAGCACTGTTCCGCAAGCGCATGTCCAGGGAGGCCGTACCTGAAGAAGTCAGCAGCGGGCGGGATAACGGCAACTGA
- a CDS encoding DMT family transporter: protein MSKTANSPQPTVSFRLSKAEMVLVFITMLWGGTFLLVHNVMTVSGPMFFVGLRFAAAALFVGLVSARALSGLTLTELKAGVLIGVSIMLGYGLQTMGLQTISSSQSAFITALYVPFVPLLQWVVLGRRPGLMPSLGICLAFAGLMLLAGPEGGALHFSEGELVTLVSAVAIAAEIILISRYAGQVDVRRVTVVQLATASVLSFLMIVPTQERLPDFSWLLVLSALGLGAMSAVIQVAMNWAQKSVSPTRATLIYAGEPVWAGIVGRIAGERLPGVALIGAVLIVVAVVVSELKVRRARPHRDAIAVSDEGEARL from the coding sequence ATGAGCAAAACCGCCAATAGCCCACAGCCTACCGTGTCGTTTCGCCTGAGCAAGGCCGAAATGGTCCTGGTATTCATCACCATGCTCTGGGGGGGCACGTTCTTGCTGGTGCATAACGTCATGACCGTAAGCGGGCCCATGTTCTTCGTTGGCCTGCGGTTTGCGGCAGCCGCCCTGTTCGTGGGCCTGGTTTCGGCGCGGGCGCTGTCTGGCCTGACACTGACCGAGCTAAAGGCGGGCGTGTTGATCGGCGTGTCCATCATGCTGGGTTACGGCTTGCAGACCATGGGCCTGCAAACCATCAGCAGCAGCCAGTCAGCCTTCATCACCGCGTTGTATGTACCTTTTGTTCCGCTGCTGCAGTGGGTGGTCCTGGGGCGACGCCCGGGCCTGATGCCCAGCCTCGGCATCTGCCTGGCATTCGCCGGCCTGATGTTGCTTGCCGGCCCGGAAGGCGGGGCATTGCACTTCAGCGAGGGCGAACTGGTCACCCTGGTGAGTGCGGTTGCCATTGCCGCCGAGATCATTCTGATCAGCCGGTACGCAGGCCAGGTCGATGTACGCCGGGTGACCGTGGTGCAACTGGCCACAGCCTCAGTGCTTTCCTTCCTGATGATCGTCCCTACCCAGGAGCGCCTGCCCGATTTCTCCTGGCTGCTGGTGCTGAGCGCGCTTGGCCTGGGTGCGATGAGCGCCGTGATTCAGGTGGCCATGAACTGGGCGCAAAAATCGGTTTCGCCCACCCGCGCCACGCTGATCTATGCGGGCGAGCCTGTATGGGCAGGGATCGTCGGGCGCATCGCCGGTGAACGCTTGCCGGGCGTGGCCCTGATCGGCGCCGTGCTGATCGTGGTGGCCGTGGTGGTGAGCGAGCTGAAGGTGCGCCGTGCCCGCCCGCACAGGGATGCCATTGCAGTGAGCGATGAGGGCGAGGCGCGCCTGTAA
- a CDS encoding GlxA family transcriptional regulator → MKAKTDSRASLEFGLLLYPGVQWAAVHGLTDLFQVANRVAAELGAMQLPVLRVSHWRADDAGVLQVAEDSLPGASHNVRVLIVPPSLESAPPDGLLARHRAQLREWHGQGVVLASVCIGVFFIAASGLLDGRPASSHWNYESVLAQRYPNVRVQANQPLLDEGDIITSAGLMAWTELGLRLVDRYLGGSVSWETARYLSVEPVAAPLPGALFSPRLEHGDEAVLKVQHWLQASSARDVDVAAMAMRAGLEERTFLRRFRAATGLKPTEYCQQVRVGRACRLLEFTRRTVEQIAWGVGYQDAGAFRKVFQRITGMTPSDYRRRFALPGQVMP, encoded by the coding sequence ATGAAGGCAAAAACTGACAGCCGTGCGAGCCTGGAGTTTGGCTTGTTGCTTTACCCGGGCGTGCAATGGGCAGCCGTGCATGGCCTGACAGACCTGTTCCAGGTGGCCAACCGGGTGGCGGCCGAGTTGGGTGCCATGCAGTTGCCTGTGCTGCGTGTCAGCCATTGGCGGGCCGATGACGCGGGAGTGTTGCAGGTGGCAGAGGACAGCCTGCCCGGCGCCTCCCACAATGTGCGCGTGCTGATCGTCCCGCCGAGCCTTGAGTCTGCGCCGCCAGACGGATTGCTTGCGCGCCACCGCGCCCAGTTACGCGAATGGCATGGCCAGGGCGTCGTGCTGGCGTCTGTGTGCATCGGGGTGTTCTTCATTGCCGCCAGCGGCCTGCTGGACGGAAGGCCCGCCAGTTCGCACTGGAATTATGAATCGGTACTGGCCCAGCGTTACCCCAATGTGCGCGTGCAGGCCAATCAACCCTTGCTTGACGAAGGGGACATCATTACCTCGGCGGGCCTGATGGCCTGGACTGAACTGGGCTTGCGCCTTGTAGATCGCTACCTGGGCGGCTCGGTGTCTTGGGAAACGGCCCGTTATCTGTCGGTTGAACCTGTGGCCGCACCTTTGCCCGGGGCGCTTTTCAGCCCGCGCCTGGAACATGGCGACGAGGCGGTACTGAAAGTTCAGCACTGGTTGCAGGCCAGCAGCGCACGCGACGTCGATGTTGCCGCAATGGCAATGCGTGCCGGGCTTGAGGAACGGACGTTTTTGCGCCGTTTTCGCGCTGCCACGGGGTTGAAACCCACCGAGTATTGCCAGCAGGTGAGGGTGGGGCGGGCTTGCCGTTTGCTTGAATTTACCCGGCGTACTGTCGAACAGATTGCCTGGGGTGTCGGGTATCAGGACGCAGGTGCGTTTCGCAAGGTGTTCCAGCGCATCACCGGCATGACCCCAAGTGACTATCGGCGCCGTTTCGCTTTGCCGGGCCAAGTGATGCCTTAG
- a CDS encoding cysteine hydrolase family protein, with product MSKHALIIIDIQNDYFPGGKWALEGADQAADNAARLLTAARARGDLVVHVRHEFESADAPFFTPGSAGAQIHAKVAPANNEPVVLKHNVNSFRDTPLKSTLDDHGITALTIVGSMSHMCIDAATRAAADFGYDVTVAHDACATLPLAFHSKQVTAADVHASTMAALAFAYAKVVATDDLLAH from the coding sequence ATGAGCAAGCACGCACTGATCATCATCGACATCCAGAACGATTACTTTCCGGGTGGCAAATGGGCCCTCGAAGGGGCCGACCAGGCTGCCGACAACGCCGCCCGGCTACTGACCGCAGCGCGCGCTCGCGGCGACCTGGTGGTACATGTACGGCATGAATTCGAAAGTGCCGACGCCCCTTTCTTCACCCCAGGCTCGGCAGGGGCGCAGATCCACGCCAAGGTGGCCCCTGCAAACAATGAACCCGTGGTGCTCAAGCACAACGTCAACTCATTCCGTGATACGCCACTCAAAAGCACCCTCGATGATCACGGCATCACCGCCCTTACCATCGTCGGCAGCATGAGCCACATGTGCATCGATGCGGCCACCCGCGCGGCCGCCGACTTCGGCTACGACGTCACCGTGGCACATGACGCTTGTGCCACCCTGCCACTGGCCTTCCACAGCAAGCAGGTCACCGCGGCGGATGTACACGCATCCACGATGGCCGCCCTGGCATTCGCATACGCCAAGGTGGTGGCAACCGATGATCTATTGGCTCACTGA
- a CDS encoding helix-turn-helix domain-containing protein — protein sequence MHKDSPHRASVLQHVSLNVRGLRNASGMSQAALAERSGVSRRMLVAIEAGEKNVSLTTLDLIAEALGVAFSTLIQAPDQRDPSRIDELAWAGEHPQSQAVLLASSPARREVEIWEWTLAPGERYASEADAEGWSEQIYVAEGQLTLIIEGVEHSLQVGQFHVFPSNCRYAYRNDGAVPTRFVRNVVI from the coding sequence GTGCACAAAGATTCCCCGCACCGGGCCTCGGTGCTGCAGCATGTCAGCCTCAACGTGCGTGGTTTGCGCAATGCGTCGGGGATGAGCCAGGCGGCGTTGGCCGAGCGATCCGGGGTCAGCCGGCGGATGCTGGTGGCGATAGAGGCCGGCGAAAAAAATGTCAGCCTGACTACCCTGGACCTGATCGCCGAGGCCTTGGGCGTTGCTTTCAGTACCCTGATTCAGGCCCCGGACCAGCGCGACCCCAGCCGCATCGACGAGTTGGCATGGGCCGGTGAGCACCCCCAGAGCCAGGCTGTGCTGCTGGCCAGCAGCCCTGCCCGGCGGGAGGTGGAGATCTGGGAATGGACCCTGGCGCCAGGTGAGCGCTATGCCAGTGAAGCCGATGCCGAAGGCTGGAGCGAGCAAATTTATGTCGCCGAAGGCCAGCTTACGTTGATCATCGAAGGGGTCGAGCACTCACTTCAGGTCGGTCAGTTCCATGTCTTCCCCAGCAATTGCCGTTATGCCTACCGCAACGATGGCGCCGTGCCCACGCGCTTTGTGCGCAATGTGGTCATCTGA
- a CDS encoding Na+/H+ antiporter subunit C: protein MEEVIAIAIGVLAASGVWLILRPRTYQVIMGLCLLSYGVNLFIFSMGSLFIGKEPIIKDGVPQDLLHYTDPLPQALVLTAIVISFAMTALFLVVLLASRGLTGTDHVDGRERDE from the coding sequence ATGGAAGAAGTCATTGCAATTGCCATCGGCGTACTGGCTGCCTCGGGGGTGTGGCTGATACTGCGCCCGCGAACCTACCAGGTCATCATGGGCCTGTGCCTGTTGTCCTACGGCGTCAATCTTTTCATCTTCAGCATGGGCAGCCTGTTCATCGGCAAGGAGCCGATCATCAAGGACGGTGTCCCCCAGGACTTGCTGCACTACACCGACCCGCTGCCCCAGGCGCTGGTACTTACGGCCATCGTCATCAGTTTCGCCATGACCGCGCTGTTCCTGGTGGTACTGCTGGCGTCGCGCGGGCTGACCGGCACCGACCACGTGGATGGCCGGGAGCGTGACGAATGA
- a CDS encoding monovalent cation/H+ antiporter subunit A: MSLIVLLLLPFVGSCLAAVLPHNARNAESILAGLVALVGTVQVALLYPQVAHGGVIREEFLWLPSLGLNLVLRMDGFAWLFSLLVLGIGTLVSLYARYYMSPQDPVPRFFAFFLAFMGAMLGLVISGNLIQLVFFWELTSLFSFLLIGYWHHRADARRGAYMALMVTGAGGLCLLVGALLLGHVVGSYDLDKVLAAGDIIRQHALYPVLLPLILIGALSKSAQFPFQFWLPHAMAAPTPVSAYLHSATMVKAGVFLLARLWPVLSGSEEWFWIVGGAGALTLLLGAFAAMFQNDLKGLLAYSTISHLGLITLLLGLNSPLAAVAAVFHILNHATFKASLFMAAGIIDHESGTRDIRRLSGLIRLVPYTATLAMVASASMAGVPLMNGFLSKEMFFAETVFISSTAWVEAALPIIATLAGTFSVAYALRFTVDVFFGPTAQDLPHTPHEPPRWMRAPVELLVLTCLVVGIFPAQSVGPLLAAAALPVVGGTLPEYSLAIWHGWNAPLIMSLVAMSGGILLYLLLRNQLRRGRFPYPPVIERFNGKRLFEHGQVRLMLLARHIERALTTRRLQSQLFMLVLAAFVAGLVPLLYSGVSWGDRPKIPGSGIFVALWLIAIACAIGAAYQAKYHRLAALIMVGVCGLMTCITFVWFSAPDLALTQLVVEVVTTVLILLGLRWLPRRIEGVSPLPGSLDRARMRRLRDLLLAVLVGGGMAVLSYAMLTRPTPNDISSFYLSRALPQGGGTNVVNVMLVDFRGFDTFGEITVLVAVALTVFALLRRFRPPKESMQLPAQQRQLAPDVVTDLVNPRHATDTALGFMMVPAVLVRLLLPIALLVSMYLFMRGHNQPGGGFVAGLVMSVAFILQYMVAGTQWVEAQMSLRPLRWMGTGLFCATLTGGGAMLLGYPFLTTHTAHLHLPVLGDVHVASALFFDIGVYTVVVGSTLLILTALAHQSVRAYRPGNPSKTSQAGAA, encoded by the coding sequence ATGTCATTGATAGTGCTATTGCTTCTGCCGTTCGTGGGCAGTTGCCTGGCAGCCGTGCTGCCGCACAACGCACGTAACGCCGAGTCCATTCTCGCCGGGCTCGTGGCCTTGGTCGGTACCGTCCAGGTAGCACTGTTGTATCCGCAGGTTGCCCATGGCGGCGTCATTCGTGAGGAATTCCTCTGGCTGCCCAGCCTGGGGTTGAACCTGGTGCTGCGCATGGACGGCTTTGCCTGGCTGTTCTCGTTGCTGGTGCTGGGCATCGGCACACTGGTTTCGCTGTATGCCCGCTACTACATGTCCCCGCAGGACCCGGTGCCGCGCTTCTTCGCCTTCTTCCTGGCCTTCATGGGCGCCATGCTGGGCCTGGTGATTTCCGGCAACCTCATCCAACTGGTGTTCTTCTGGGAACTGACCAGCCTGTTCTCGTTCCTGCTGATCGGCTACTGGCACCACCGCGCCGACGCCCGCCGCGGCGCATACATGGCACTGATGGTCACCGGCGCCGGGGGGTTGTGCCTGCTGGTTGGCGCGCTGCTGCTGGGCCATGTCGTGGGCAGCTACGACCTGGACAAGGTGCTGGCCGCCGGCGACATCATTCGCCAGCACGCCCTGTACCCGGTGCTACTGCCGCTGATCCTGATCGGTGCGCTGAGCAAGAGCGCCCAGTTCCCCTTCCAGTTCTGGCTGCCCCATGCGATGGCGGCACCTACACCGGTTTCCGCTTATTTGCACTCGGCCACCATGGTCAAGGCCGGTGTGTTCCTGCTGGCGCGCCTGTGGCCTGTGCTGTCGGGCAGCGAAGAGTGGTTCTGGATCGTGGGCGGCGCCGGCGCCCTGACGCTGCTGCTGGGCGCCTTCGCCGCCATGTTCCAGAATGACCTCAAGGGCCTGCTGGCATACTCGACCATCAGCCACCTGGGCCTGATTACCTTGCTGCTGGGCCTGAACAGCCCGCTGGCGGCCGTCGCGGCGGTGTTCCACATCCTTAACCATGCCACCTTCAAGGCATCGCTGTTCATGGCCGCCGGTATCATCGACCACGAGAGCGGTACCCGTGACATCCGCCGCCTGAGCGGCCTGATCCGGCTGGTGCCCTACACCGCCACGCTGGCCATGGTGGCCAGTGCTTCCATGGCCGGCGTACCGCTGATGAACGGTTTCCTGTCCAAGGAAATGTTCTTTGCCGAAACGGTGTTCATCAGCTCCACCGCCTGGGTCGAGGCGGCCTTGCCGATCATCGCCACCCTTGCTGGCACGTTCAGCGTGGCCTACGCACTGCGCTTCACGGTAGACGTGTTCTTCGGCCCCACCGCACAGGACCTGCCACATACCCCCCATGAGCCACCGCGCTGGATGCGTGCACCGGTTGAACTGCTGGTACTTACCTGCCTGGTGGTGGGCATCTTCCCGGCGCAATCGGTCGGCCCGCTACTGGCTGCGGCCGCCCTGCCTGTAGTGGGTGGCACGCTGCCTGAATACAGCCTGGCCATCTGGCATGGCTGGAATGCCCCATTGATCATGAGCCTGGTGGCCATGAGCGGCGGCATCCTGCTGTACCTGTTGCTTCGCAACCAGTTGCGCCGCGGCCGCTTCCCCTACCCGCCAGTGATCGAACGTTTCAATGGCAAGCGCCTGTTCGAACACGGCCAGGTGAGGCTGATGCTGCTGGCACGGCACATCGAGCGCGCGCTCACCACACGCCGCCTGCAGTCGCAGCTGTTCATGCTGGTATTGGCTGCATTCGTAGCCGGCCTTGTGCCGTTGCTGTACAGCGGCGTGAGCTGGGGTGACCGGCCGAAGATACCCGGTTCAGGCATATTCGTTGCCCTCTGGCTGATCGCCATCGCCTGTGCCATCGGCGCGGCATACCAAGCCAAGTACCACCGGCTGGCAGCGTTGATCATGGTCGGCGTGTGCGGCCTGATGACCTGCATCACCTTCGTCTGGTTCTCGGCACCCGACCTTGCCCTGACCCAACTGGTGGTAGAGGTGGTGACCACGGTGCTGATCCTGCTGGGCCTACGCTGGCTCCCCCGGCGGATCGAAGGCGTCTCGCCCCTGCCCGGCAGCCTCGACCGCGCCCGCATGCGGCGTCTGCGCGACCTGTTGCTGGCCGTGCTGGTCGGTGGCGGCATGGCAGTGCTGTCATACGCCATGTTGACCCGACCGACGCCCAACGACATCTCGTCGTTCTACCTGAGCCGGGCCTTGCCGCAAGGCGGCGGCACCAACGTTGTCAACGTGATGCTGGTCGATTTCCGTGGCTTCGATACCTTTGGCGAAATCACCGTGCTGGTAGCGGTCGCGCTGACTGTATTTGCCCTGCTGCGTCGTTTCCGCCCACCCAAAGAGAGCATGCAACTGCCAGCACAACAGCGCCAGCTGGCACCTGACGTGGTCACCGACCTGGTCAACCCTCGCCACGCCACCGATACCGCACTGGGGTTCATGATGGTGCCAGCGGTACTGGTACGCCTGCTGCTGCCGATTGCCCTGCTGGTATCGATGTACCTGTTCATGCGCGGCCACAACCAGCCGGGTGGCGGCTTCGTGGCCGGCCTGGTGATGTCGGTGGCGTTCATCCTCCAGTACATGGTTGCCGGCACCCAGTGGGTCGAGGCGCAGATGAGCCTGCGGCCCCTGCGCTGGATGGGCACCGGCCTGTTCTGTGCCACGCTCACGGGCGGTGGCGCGATGCTGCTGGGTTACCCGTTCCTGACCACGCACACTGCCCACCTGCACCTGCCAGTGCTCGGGGACGTGCACGTGGCCAGCGCGTTGTTCTTCGATATTGGCGTATACACCGTGGTGGTCGGCTCGACCCTGCTCATCCTCACCGCCCTGGCGCACCAGTCGGTACGCGCGTACCGCCCGGGCAACCCATCCAAAACCAGCCAAGCAGGAGCCGCCTGA
- a CDS encoding monovalent cation/H+ antiporter subunit D: MSGMSQLIIAPILLPLLTAALMMLIGEKHRQLKGRINLLSTLVGLAIAISLLLWVRTQGQAESIGVYLPGNWPAPFGIVLVLDHLSALLLTLTGVVGVSALLFARARWEGAGSSFHALFQIQLMGLYGAFLTADLFNLFVFFEVLLAASYGLLLHGSGRARVRAGLHYIAINLFASSLFLVGAAMLYGVTGTLNMADLALKVPLVPEADRGLLHAGAAILAIAFLVKAGIWPLNSWLVPAYASASAPVAALFAIMTKVGLYAVLRLWTLLFSGQAGASAQFGGQWLIYGGLVTLAVAAVSILAAQRLERMAALSILVSAGTLLGAVGFAQPALTGAALFYLVNSTLALCALFLLAELIERSRSANEAPLDDEEDAIPSPLETLHPPKGINLDDEQKAVIGQIIPWTMAFLGLSFIACALLIIGMPPLSGFVGKFNLISALFNPLGLGVPAEQPLGWAGWALVALLILSGMASLIAFGRVGIQRFWKPEERPSPVLRRYECLPVVILLALCIILSFKAEPLLRYTQDTAASLQAPDAYIQAVMAARPVPGPTSLDAQVQP; this comes from the coding sequence ATGAGCGGCATGAGCCAGCTGATCATCGCGCCCATCCTGCTGCCATTGCTGACGGCGGCGCTGATGATGCTGATTGGCGAGAAGCATCGCCAACTCAAAGGGCGCATCAACCTGCTTTCCACGCTTGTGGGCCTGGCCATTGCCATCAGCCTGCTGCTGTGGGTGCGCACCCAGGGCCAGGCGGAGTCGATCGGCGTCTACCTGCCGGGTAACTGGCCCGCGCCGTTCGGCATCGTGCTGGTGCTGGACCACCTGTCGGCACTGCTGCTGACGCTGACCGGCGTCGTCGGGGTAAGCGCTCTGCTGTTCGCCCGGGCCCGATGGGAAGGTGCAGGCTCAAGTTTTCATGCGCTGTTCCAGATTCAGCTGATGGGCCTGTACGGGGCCTTCCTGACTGCCGACCTGTTCAACCTGTTCGTGTTCTTCGAAGTGCTGCTGGCAGCCTCTTACGGGCTGCTGCTGCACGGTTCGGGGCGGGCACGGGTACGTGCGGGGCTGCACTACATTGCCATCAACCTGTTCGCCTCGTCCCTGTTCCTGGTGGGAGCGGCGATGCTCTATGGCGTCACGGGCACCCTGAACATGGCCGACCTGGCACTGAAGGTCCCGTTGGTGCCTGAAGCCGACCGTGGCTTGCTGCATGCGGGCGCTGCCATCCTGGCCATTGCGTTTCTGGTGAAGGCCGGCATCTGGCCACTCAACTCCTGGTTGGTGCCCGCCTACGCGTCGGCCAGCGCACCCGTGGCGGCGCTGTTCGCGATCATGACCAAGGTTGGTCTGTATGCCGTGTTGCGCCTGTGGACCTTGCTGTTTTCCGGGCAGGCGGGCGCGTCGGCGCAGTTTGGCGGGCAATGGCTGATTTATGGCGGCCTGGTCACCCTGGCAGTGGCAGCGGTGTCGATCCTGGCCGCCCAGCGCCTGGAGCGCATGGCAGCCTTGAGCATTCTGGTCTCCGCCGGCACGCTGCTTGGCGCAGTTGGCTTTGCCCAGCCGGCACTCACGGGTGCCGCACTGTTCTATCTGGTGAATTCCACCCTTGCCCTCTGCGCCCTGTTCCTGCTGGCCGAGCTGATCGAACGCTCGCGTTCGGCCAACGAAGCGCCGCTGGACGACGAGGAAGACGCCATTCCCTCGCCGCTTGAAACACTGCACCCGCCCAAAGGCATCAACCTCGACGACGAGCAAAAAGCAGTGATCGGCCAGATCATCCCGTGGACCATGGCCTTCCTGGGCTTGAGCTTCATTGCCTGCGCCCTGCTGATCATCGGCATGCCGCCGCTGTCTGGCTTCGTTGGCAAGTTCAATCTCATCAGCGCGCTGTTCAACCCTTTGGGGTTGGGCGTGCCGGCCGAGCAACCGCTGGGCTGGGCTGGCTGGGCGCTGGTGGCCCTGCTCATCCTTTCAGGCATGGCCTCCCTGATCGCCTTCGGCCGCGTGGGCATCCAACGCTTCTGGAAGCCCGAAGAGCGTCCGTCACCCGTACTGCGTCGGTACGAATGCCTGCCGGTGGTCATCTTGCTCGCCCTGTGCATCATCCTCAGCTTCAAGGCTGAACCGCTGCTGCGCTACACCCAGGACACTGCCGCCAGCCTGCAGGCACCTGATGCCTACATTCAGGCGGTAATGGCTGCACGCCCGGTACCAGGCCCCACTTCACTCGACGCACAGGTGCAGCCATGA